The Pseudomonas allokribbensis genome has a window encoding:
- a CDS encoding MetQ/NlpA family ABC transporter substrate-binding protein produces the protein MKKLIVALAAVAAFSAHADETLTVAATPVPHAEILEFVKPVLAKEGVDLKVKVFTDYIQPNVQVAEKRLDANFFQHQPYLDEFNKAKGTSLVAVTGVHLEPLGAYSSKIKKLDELPSGANVVIPNDATNGGRALLLLAKAGVITLKDPTNILSTVKDIAQNPKDLKIRELEAATIPRVLTQVDLALINTNYALEAKLDPSKDALIIEGSDSPYVNILVSRADNKDSDAMKKLAAALHSPEVKKFITEKYKGAVLPAF, from the coding sequence ATGAAAAAACTGATCGTTGCCCTGGCTGCCGTTGCAGCGTTCTCGGCCCACGCCGACGAAACCCTGACCGTTGCGGCCACCCCGGTGCCGCACGCGGAAATCCTCGAATTCGTGAAGCCGGTTCTGGCCAAAGAAGGCGTGGATCTGAAGGTCAAGGTCTTCACCGATTACATCCAGCCGAACGTGCAGGTGGCCGAGAAGCGTCTGGACGCCAACTTCTTCCAGCACCAGCCGTACCTCGATGAGTTCAACAAGGCCAAGGGCACCAGCCTGGTCGCCGTGACCGGCGTGCACCTGGAGCCGCTGGGCGCGTACTCCAGCAAGATCAAGAAGCTCGACGAGCTGCCAAGCGGCGCCAACGTGGTGATCCCGAATGACGCCACCAACGGCGGCCGTGCGCTGTTGCTGCTGGCCAAGGCTGGCGTGATCACCCTGAAGGATCCGACCAACATCCTGTCGACCGTCAAGGACATCGCCCAGAACCCGAAAGACCTGAAAATCCGTGAACTGGAAGCCGCGACCATCCCGCGCGTGCTGACTCAGGTCGACCTGGCGCTGATCAACACCAACTACGCGCTCGAAGCCAAGCTGGATCCGTCCAAGGACGCGCTGATCATCGAAGGCAGCGACTCGCCTTACGTGAACATTCTGGTGTCCCGTGCGGACAACAAGGACAGCGACGCGATGAAGAAACTGGCCGCTGCCCTGCACAGCCCGGAAGTGAAGAAATTCATCACCGAGAAGTACAAAGGCGCGGTGTTGCCGGCGTTCTGA
- a CDS encoding SCO family protein, whose protein sequence is MTRTQKTVFILVAVIALILGLTVNKVLSGKGQGDPTALIDAGIILLPQSRNLPDVTMTNQDGQPVTVNELKGKWSLLFFGYTFCPDICPTTLAQLRQIKSELPKDAVDKLQIVLVSVDPNRDNPAQLKQYLGYFDPQFIGLTPKSIEELQKVANAVSIPFIPADTSKPNYTVDHSGNLAVIGPDGTQRGFIRAPLNNAKLVAQLPVMLNRK, encoded by the coding sequence ATGACTCGAACCCAGAAAACCGTCTTCATCCTCGTGGCCGTGATCGCGCTGATCCTCGGCCTGACCGTCAACAAAGTGCTGAGCGGCAAGGGCCAGGGCGACCCGACTGCGCTGATCGACGCCGGCATCATCCTGCTGCCGCAAAGCCGCAACCTGCCGGACGTGACGATGACCAATCAGGACGGCCAACCGGTCACGGTCAACGAGCTCAAGGGCAAGTGGAGCCTGCTGTTCTTCGGCTACACCTTCTGCCCGGACATCTGCCCGACCACCCTCGCCCAGCTGCGCCAGATCAAGAGCGAACTGCCGAAGGACGCTGTGGACAAGTTGCAGATCGTGCTGGTCAGCGTCGACCCGAACCGCGACAACCCTGCGCAGTTGAAGCAGTACCTGGGCTACTTCGATCCGCAGTTCATCGGCCTGACGCCGAAGTCGATCGAGGAGCTGCAAAAGGTAGCGAACGCGGTGAGTATTCCGTTCATTCCGGCGGACACCAGCAAGCCGAACTACACCGTTGATCACAGCGGAAACCTTGCGGTGATCGGGCCGGACGGGACACAGCGCGGGTTCATTCGGGCGCCGTTGAACAACGCCAAACTGGTCGCGCAGTTGCCGGTGATGTTGAACCGCAAGTAA
- the cyoE gene encoding heme o synthase, producing MAILIGERPAQALWRDYLELTKPKVVVLMLITSLVGMFLATRAGVPWTVLVFGNLGIALCAGGAAAVNHVVDRRIDAVMARTHKRPLAEGRVSPTAALTFALVLALLGQALLLTFTNPLTAWLTLASLLGYAVIYTGFLKRATPQNIVIGGLAGAAPPLLGWTAATGHVSAEPLLLVLIIFAWTPPHFWALAIHRKEEYAKADIPMLPVTHGEHYTKVHILLYTFALLAVSLLPYVIHMSGALYLICALGLGARFLQWAVVLYRGTRPHAAINTFKYSIWYLFLLFIALLVDHYLLLNL from the coding sequence ATGGCGATTCTGATCGGCGAACGTCCCGCGCAGGCGTTGTGGCGAGATTACCTGGAGCTGACCAAACCGAAAGTCGTGGTGCTGATGCTCATCACCTCGCTGGTCGGCATGTTCCTCGCGACCCGCGCCGGCGTGCCGTGGACGGTGCTGGTGTTCGGCAACCTAGGGATCGCGCTGTGTGCCGGTGGCGCGGCGGCGGTCAATCACGTGGTGGACCGGCGCATCGACGCCGTCATGGCGCGCACCCACAAACGGCCGCTGGCCGAGGGCCGGGTCTCGCCCACGGCAGCGCTGACCTTTGCACTGGTGCTGGCGCTGCTCGGCCAAGCCTTGCTGCTGACCTTCACCAATCCGCTGACCGCGTGGCTGACCCTGGCCTCGCTGCTCGGCTACGCGGTGATCTACACCGGATTCCTCAAACGCGCGACACCGCAGAACATCGTCATCGGCGGCCTCGCCGGCGCCGCCCCGCCGCTGCTCGGTTGGACCGCCGCCACCGGCCACGTCAGCGCCGAACCGTTGCTACTGGTGCTGATCATTTTTGCCTGGACCCCGCCGCACTTCTGGGCGCTGGCGATCCACCGCAAGGAGGAATACGCCAAGGCCGACATTCCGATGCTGCCGGTCACCCACGGCGAGCACTACACCAAGGTGCACATTCTGCTGTACACCTTCGCCCTGCTGGCAGTCAGCCTGTTGCCGTATGTGATCCACATGAGCGGCGCGCTGTACCTGATCTGCGCCCTCGGCCTGGGCGCGAGGTTTCTGCAATGGGCCGTGGTGCTGTACCGTGGCACTCGGCCGCACGCGGCGATCAACACCTTCAAGTACTCTATCTGGTACTTGTTTCTGCTGTTCATCGCCCTGCTCGTAGACCACTACTTACTGTTGAACCTATGA
- a CDS encoding methionine ABC transporter permease → MADLMSFFTNIDWYEIWLATGDTMMMLGGSLLFTVLLGLPLGVLLFLCSPRQLLEAKGVYALLSLVVNILRSLPFIILLIVMIPFTVLITGTSLGVAGAIPPLVVGATPFFARLVETALREVDRGIIEATQSMGATTRQIIMNALLPEARPGIFAAITVTAITLVSYTAMAGVVGAGGLGDLAIRFGYQRFQTDVMIVTVVLLLILVQVLQMAGDRLVVHFSRK, encoded by the coding sequence ATGGCAGACCTGATGAGTTTCTTCACCAATATCGACTGGTACGAAATCTGGCTGGCCACTGGCGACACCATGATGATGCTCGGCGGTTCGCTGCTGTTCACCGTGTTGCTCGGCCTGCCGCTGGGCGTGTTGCTGTTTCTGTGCAGCCCGCGTCAGTTGCTCGAAGCCAAAGGCGTATACGCTTTGCTGTCGCTGGTGGTGAACATCCTGCGTTCGCTGCCGTTCATTATTCTGTTGATCGTGATGATCCCGTTCACCGTGCTGATCACCGGCACCTCGCTGGGTGTGGCCGGTGCGATTCCGCCGTTGGTGGTGGGGGCAACGCCGTTCTTCGCGCGGCTGGTGGAAACCGCTCTGCGTGAAGTCGATCGCGGCATCATCGAAGCGACCCAGTCGATGGGTGCGACCACTCGGCAGATCATCATGAACGCCTTGTTGCCGGAGGCCCGTCCGGGCATCTTCGCGGCGATTACGGTGACGGCGATTACACTGGTTTCCTACACCGCAATGGCGGGTGTGGTCGGCGCCGGTGGCCTGGGTGACCTGGCGATTCGTTTCGGCTACCAGCGTTTCCAGACCGACGTGATGATCGTCACCGTGGTGTTGCTGCTGATTCTGGTGCAAGTGCTGCAAATGGCAGGCGACCGACTGGTCGTTCACTTTTCGCGCAAATAA
- a CDS encoding PA5502 family lipoprotein, protein MKPFASRYLLLVAFSVLLGACQSTPPVAEAPDARATAIAQLEQSLASSELATAEDQLAALQAETPNDQSLEQYQRQLAEAYLRRSQIVLQKGDVNAAATALARARALMPKAPALTGGVNGAITEARKAELEKAEAALQAAEAKPKAKVIDPTAESTTVALNITDSRKLRRQLDAIAADVVNYDCAVSIQAPRTNDYPWLATLITKRVKKLDPDFDLQIEKQILRTVPAQMVLSPRKP, encoded by the coding sequence ATGAAGCCGTTCGCCTCCCGTTATCTGCTCCTTGTCGCATTTTCAGTGCTGCTGGGCGCCTGCCAAAGCACGCCGCCGGTGGCCGAAGCCCCCGATGCGCGGGCCACGGCCATCGCACAGCTGGAGCAAAGCCTGGCCAGCAGCGAACTGGCCACTGCCGAAGACCAATTGGCAGCCTTGCAGGCCGAAACGCCCAACGATCAGTCCCTTGAGCAATACCAGCGCCAGTTGGCCGAAGCCTATCTGCGCCGCAGCCAGATCGTCCTGCAGAAGGGCGATGTGAATGCTGCCGCAACTGCTTTGGCCCGCGCCCGCGCGCTGATGCCCAAGGCCCCGGCGCTGACCGGTGGCGTCAACGGTGCTATCACCGAAGCCCGCAAGGCTGAACTGGAGAAAGCCGAAGCGGCACTTCAGGCCGCCGAAGCCAAGCCGAAAGCCAAGGTGATCGATCCGACCGCCGAAAGCACCACGGTTGCGCTGAATATCACCGATAGCCGCAAACTTCGCCGTCAACTCGACGCGATCGCCGCCGATGTGGTGAATTACGACTGTGCGGTGAGCATTCAGGCGCCGCGCACCAATGATTACCCGTGGCTGGCGACGTTGATCACCAAGCGCGTGAAGAAGCTCGATCCGGATTTCGATCTGCAGATCGAGAAACAGATCTTGCGCACAGTTCCGGCACAGATGGTCTTGAGCCCACGCAAACCTTGA
- the katE gene encoding catalase HPII yields the protein MSTKKPATDKSQLAGTNTPDRANTNAKLDSLEKFRSDATGQALRTNQGVKIADNQNTLKAGPRGPSLLEDFIMREKITHFDHERIPERIVHARGTGAHGFFQTYENHSALTKAGFLRDPGKKTPVFVRFSTVQGPRGSGDTVRDVRGFAVKFFTDEGNFDLVGNNMPVFFIQDAIKFPDFVHAVKPEPHNEMPTGGSAHDTFWDFVSLVPESAHMVIWAMSDRAIPKSLRSMQGFGVHTFRLINAEGTSRFVKFHWRPTAGTCSLVWDEAQKLAGKDTDYHRRDLWEAIETGDYPEWELGVQVIEEENEHDFDFDILDPTKLIPEEIVPITPLGKMTLNRNPDNFFAETEQVAFCPGHIVPGIDFSNDPLLQGRLFSYTDTQISRLGGPNFHELPINRPVAPFHNGQRDAQHRTVIDKGRASYEPNSIDGGWPKETPPAAQDGGFESYPERIDANKIRQRSESFSDHFSQARLFFKSMSKHEQEHIISAYSFELGKVEREHIRAREVNEILANIDLELAKRVAHNLGLPAPAKGTVEVRKTSLDHSPALSQANLLPENIKTRKVAILVANGVDCAAIDAMKKALAAEGAHAKLLGPTSAPVKTADGKSLAVDASMEGLPSVAFDAVFVPGGAASVKVLSGDGVALHYLLEAYKHLKAIALQGDARQLLDVLKLEVDAGLIEGKDVKALTKPFFAAIGQHRVWDREAKAKAIPA from the coding sequence ATGAGTACCAAAAAGCCTGCCACCGACAAAAGCCAACTGGCCGGGACCAACACCCCGGATCGCGCCAACACCAACGCCAAACTCGACAGCCTGGAAAAGTTTCGCTCCGACGCCACCGGCCAGGCCCTGCGCACCAATCAGGGTGTGAAGATCGCTGACAATCAGAACACGCTGAAGGCCGGGCCCCGTGGGCCGTCGCTTCTCGAAGACTTCATCATGCGTGAGAAAATCACGCACTTTGACCATGAGCGGATTCCCGAGCGTATCGTCCATGCCCGCGGCACAGGTGCACATGGTTTCTTTCAAACCTACGAGAACCATTCGGCGCTGACCAAGGCTGGTTTCCTACGGGATCCGGGGAAGAAAACCCCGGTTTTCGTACGCTTTTCCACGGTGCAAGGGCCACGCGGCTCCGGCGATACCGTGCGCGACGTGCGTGGTTTTGCCGTGAAGTTCTTCACTGATGAAGGCAATTTCGACCTGGTCGGCAACAACATGCCGGTGTTCTTCATTCAGGACGCGATCAAGTTTCCCGACTTCGTCCACGCGGTAAAACCCGAGCCGCACAACGAAATGCCCACCGGCGGCTCGGCTCACGACACGTTCTGGGACTTCGTGTCGCTGGTGCCGGAATCGGCGCACATGGTCATCTGGGCCATGTCCGACCGGGCCATCCCGAAAAGCCTGCGCAGCATGCAGGGTTTCGGCGTGCACACCTTCCGGCTGATCAACGCCGAGGGCACGTCGCGCTTCGTCAAATTCCACTGGCGCCCCACCGCCGGCACCTGTTCGCTGGTGTGGGACGAAGCGCAGAAGCTGGCGGGTAAAGACACTGACTACCATCGGCGCGACCTCTGGGAGGCCATCGAGACGGGGGACTACCCGGAATGGGAACTTGGCGTACAGGTCATCGAGGAGGAAAACGAGCACGACTTCGATTTCGACATCCTCGACCCTACCAAACTGATTCCCGAGGAAATCGTCCCGATCACGCCGCTGGGCAAGATGACCCTCAACCGCAACCCCGACAACTTCTTCGCCGAAACCGAACAGGTCGCGTTCTGCCCCGGCCATATCGTGCCGGGCATCGACTTCTCCAATGACCCGTTGCTGCAAGGTCGGCTGTTTTCCTACACCGATACACAGATCAGCCGACTCGGCGGGCCGAACTTTCATGAGCTGCCGATCAATCGCCCGGTCGCGCCCTTCCACAACGGCCAGCGCGATGCCCAGCACCGCACGGTAATCGACAAGGGTCGCGCGTCCTACGAGCCGAACTCGATTGATGGCGGCTGGCCGAAAGAAACTCCACCGGCCGCGCAGGACGGCGGGTTCGAAAGCTACCCGGAACGCATCGACGCCAACAAGATCCGTCAGCGCAGCGAGTCGTTCAGCGATCACTTCTCCCAGGCGCGGCTGTTCTTCAAGAGCATGAGCAAGCACGAACAGGAACACATCATTTCGGCCTACAGCTTCGAACTGGGCAAGGTTGAGCGGGAGCACATTCGGGCCCGGGAAGTGAACGAGATTCTGGCCAACATCGACCTGGAACTGGCCAAGCGCGTGGCGCACAACCTTGGGTTGCCAGCGCCGGCCAAAGGCACGGTCGAGGTACGCAAGACATCTTTGGATCACTCGCCGGCCCTGAGTCAGGCCAACCTGTTGCCGGAGAACATAAAGACGCGAAAAGTGGCGATTCTGGTGGCCAATGGTGTCGATTGTGCAGCGATCGATGCGATGAAGAAGGCTCTGGCGGCAGAAGGTGCGCATGCCAAATTGCTCGGCCCGACCTCGGCGCCGGTAAAGACAGCCGATGGCAAAAGCCTGGCGGTGGATGCGTCGATGGAAGGTTTGCCTTCGGTGGCGTTCGACGCGGTGTTCGTGCCGGGTGGCGCGGCGTCGGTCAAGGTGTTGAGTGGTGACGGCGTGGCGTTGCATTACCTGCTGGAGGCTTACAAACACCTGAAGGCAATTGCGCTGCAAGGCGACGCCAGGCAGTTACTGGATGTGTTGAAGCTGGAGGTGGATGCCGGGCTGATCGAGGGCAAGGATGTGAAAGCGCTGACCAAGCCGTTCTTTGCGGCGATCGGGCAGCATCGGGTCTGGGATCGGGAAGCGAAGGCCAAGGCGATTCCGGCCTGA
- a CDS encoding cytochrome c oxidase assembly protein produces the protein MADSISLKKLVTRLLGVVVAMFVFGFALVPIYDVMCKAFGINGKTAGQYEGEQVVDKSRQVRVQFLSTNNVDMPWDFYPKHDELTANPGAVNEMIFIARNPTDKPMSAQAVPSIAPSEAAAYFHKTECFCFTQQVLQPGQQIEMPVRFIVDRDMPKDVKHLTLSYTLFDITARHPPVAANTGG, from the coding sequence ATGGCTGACTCGATATCGCTGAAGAAACTGGTGACCCGACTGCTCGGCGTGGTGGTGGCGATGTTTGTCTTCGGTTTTGCCCTGGTGCCGATCTACGACGTGATGTGCAAGGCGTTCGGCATCAATGGCAAGACCGCCGGGCAGTACGAAGGCGAACAGGTTGTGGACAAGTCCCGGCAGGTGCGGGTGCAGTTCCTGTCGACCAACAATGTCGACATGCCTTGGGATTTCTATCCCAAGCATGACGAACTGACGGCCAACCCCGGCGCGGTCAACGAGATGATTTTCATCGCGCGCAATCCCACCGACAAACCGATGAGCGCCCAGGCCGTACCGAGCATCGCCCCGAGCGAAGCGGCGGCGTATTTCCACAAGACCGAATGTTTTTGCTTTACCCAGCAGGTGCTGCAGCCCGGTCAGCAGATCGAGATGCCGGTGCGTTTCATCGTTGACCGCGACATGCCCAAGGACGTGAAGCACCTGACGCTGTCCTACACGCTGTTCGATATCACCGCCCGACATCCTCCGGTGGCTGCAAACACTGGCGGTTAA
- a CDS encoding COX15/CtaA family protein — translation MAKPGFRLALFATLLALIVVLLGAYTRLTHAGLGCPDWPGCYGFISVPKSEAQLAHAELHYPDSPVEAHKGWNEMIHRYFAGTLGMLISILAGRAWVNRRHPGQPLKLPLFLLAVVFAQAAFGMWTVTLKLWPQVVTGHLLGGFATLSLLFLLTLRLSGVLPALTVPKRLQYWATAGLLLVIGQIALGGWVSSNYAAVACIDFPTCHGQWLPPADFANGFHLTQHIGPNYLGGQLDSDARTAIHLTHRIGALLVTIVLLGLAWQLKVVGMTRLAGLVLIALGVQITLGISNVLFHLPLPVAVAHNAGGAALLLTMVLVNYHARTSLVRVKQPMLARWHLSPRKQSAAPITIKGETPWRF, via the coding sequence ATGGCCAAACCTGGATTTCGCCTCGCGCTGTTTGCCACCCTGCTCGCACTGATCGTGGTGCTGCTCGGCGCCTACACCCGCCTGACTCACGCCGGTCTCGGCTGCCCGGACTGGCCCGGCTGCTACGGGTTTATCAGCGTGCCGAAAAGCGAAGCCCAACTGGCCCATGCCGAACTGCATTACCCCGATTCGCCCGTGGAGGCGCACAAAGGCTGGAACGAGATGATCCACCGTTACTTCGCCGGCACCCTCGGCATGTTGATCTCGATTCTGGCCGGGCGGGCGTGGGTTAACCGCCGTCATCCGGGGCAACCGCTGAAGCTGCCGCTGTTTCTGCTGGCGGTGGTGTTCGCCCAGGCCGCGTTCGGCATGTGGACGGTGACGCTCAAGCTCTGGCCGCAAGTGGTGACCGGGCATTTGCTTGGAGGCTTCGCGACCTTGAGCCTGCTGTTTCTGCTGACATTGAGACTGTCCGGCGTGTTGCCGGCACTGACCGTACCCAAGCGCCTGCAATATTGGGCCACCGCCGGATTGCTATTGGTGATCGGCCAGATCGCCCTCGGCGGCTGGGTCAGTTCCAACTATGCGGCAGTGGCCTGCATCGACTTCCCGACCTGCCACGGCCAATGGCTGCCGCCGGCGGACTTCGCCAACGGCTTTCACCTGACCCAACACATCGGCCCCAATTACCTCGGCGGGCAACTCGACAGCGATGCGCGCACGGCGATTCACCTGACCCACCGCATCGGCGCCCTGCTGGTGACGATTGTCCTGCTCGGTCTGGCGTGGCAACTGAAAGTCGTGGGCATGACGCGGCTGGCCGGGCTGGTGCTGATCGCCCTCGGCGTGCAGATCACCCTCGGCATCAGCAACGTGCTGTTTCACCTGCCGCTGCCGGTGGCCGTGGCGCACAACGCCGGCGGCGCAGCCCTGCTGCTGACCATGGTGCTGGTCAACTATCACGCGCGAACCAGTCTGGTTCGGGTCAAGCAACCGATGCTTGCGCGCTGGCACCTGAGCCCGCGTAAACAGTCGGCGGCGCCCATCACGATAAAAGGAGAGACGCCATGGCGATTCTGA
- a CDS encoding methionine ABC transporter ATP-binding protein, with protein sequence MIEFQNVHKTYRVAGKDITALHPTSLSIENGQVFGLIGHSGAGKSTLLRLINRLEESSGGKIIVDGEEVTALDANGLRRFRQQVGMIFQHFNLLASKTVADNVALPLTLAGELSRAEIDQRVAELLKRVGLSDHAKKFPAQLSGGQKQRVGIARALATKPKILLCDEATSALDPQTTASVLQLLAEINRELKLTIVLITHEMDVIRRVCDQVAVMDAGVIVEQGSVADVFLHPKHPTTKRFVQEDEQIDESEQRDDFAHVPGRIVRLTFQGEATYAPLLGTVARETGVDYSILAGRIDRIKDIPYGQLTLAVTGGDMDAAFARFTAADVHMEVLR encoded by the coding sequence GTGATCGAGTTTCAAAACGTCCATAAGACTTACCGCGTCGCCGGTAAGGACATCACCGCGCTGCATCCGACGAGTCTCTCCATCGAGAACGGTCAGGTGTTCGGCCTGATTGGCCATTCCGGCGCGGGAAAAAGTACCCTGCTGCGTCTGATCAATCGCCTGGAAGAATCCAGTGGCGGCAAGATCATTGTCGACGGCGAAGAAGTCACCGCGCTGGACGCCAACGGCCTGCGCCGTTTCCGTCAGCAAGTCGGGATGATCTTCCAGCACTTCAACCTGCTGGCGTCCAAGACCGTGGCCGACAACGTCGCGCTGCCGCTGACCCTCGCCGGTGAACTGTCCCGCGCCGAGATCGACCAGCGTGTGGCCGAATTGCTCAAGCGCGTCGGTTTGTCCGATCACGCGAAAAAATTCCCGGCGCAGTTGTCCGGTGGCCAGAAGCAGCGCGTCGGTATTGCCCGTGCCCTGGCGACCAAGCCGAAAATCCTGCTGTGCGACGAAGCCACCAGCGCCCTCGACCCGCAGACCACCGCGTCGGTGCTGCAACTGCTGGCCGAGATCAACCGTGAGCTGAAGCTGACCATCGTGCTGATCACCCACGAGATGGACGTGATCCGCCGTGTGTGCGATCAGGTGGCGGTGATGGACGCCGGCGTGATCGTCGAGCAAGGCTCGGTGGCCGACGTGTTCCTGCATCCGAAGCACCCGACCACCAAGCGTTTCGTCCAGGAAGACGAGCAGATCGACGAAAGCGAGCAGCGCGATGACTTCGCTCACGTGCCGGGTCGCATCGTACGTCTGACCTTCCAGGGCGAAGCGACCTACGCGCCGTTGCTCGGAACCGTCGCCCGGGAAACCGGTGTGGACTACAGCATCCTGGCCGGTCGTATCGACCGCATCAAAGACATTCCTTACGGGCAATTGACCCTCGCCGTCACCGGTGGCGACATGGACGCGGCGTTCGCCCGCTTCACCGCCGCTGACGTTCACATGGAGGTGTTGCGCTAA
- a CDS encoding cytochrome c oxidase subunit 3, protein MATHEHYYVPAQSKWPIVATIGMVTTVYGLATWFNDLKAARPESHGPLIFFVGGLLLAYMLFGWFGTVIKESRAGLYSPQLDRSFRWGMSWFIFSEVMFFIAFFGALFYVRHISGPALGGEGTKGIAHMLWPNFQFTWPLLHTPDPKLFPPPKEVISPWGLPLINTILLVSSSVTITIAHHALKKGHRGALKLWLLITVLLGCGFLALQAEEYMHAYHELGLTLGSGIYGATFFMLTGFHGAHVTIGTIILFVMLMRIMRGHFDNEHQFGFEAASWYWHFVDVVWIGLFIFVYVL, encoded by the coding sequence ATGGCAACTCATGAGCACTATTACGTCCCGGCCCAGAGCAAATGGCCGATCGTCGCGACCATCGGCATGGTCACCACGGTGTACGGCCTGGCGACCTGGTTCAACGATCTGAAGGCAGCGCGCCCTGAATCCCACGGCCCGCTGATCTTTTTCGTCGGTGGCCTGTTGCTGGCGTACATGCTGTTCGGCTGGTTCGGCACAGTGATCAAGGAAAGCCGGGCGGGGTTGTACAGCCCGCAGCTGGACCGCTCGTTCCGCTGGGGCATGAGCTGGTTCATCTTCTCCGAGGTGATGTTCTTCATCGCCTTCTTCGGCGCGCTGTTCTATGTGCGGCACATTTCCGGTCCGGCGCTGGGCGGCGAAGGCACCAAAGGCATCGCCCACATGCTCTGGCCGAACTTCCAGTTCACCTGGCCGCTATTGCACACGCCGGATCCGAAACTGTTCCCGCCGCCCAAGGAAGTCATCAGCCCGTGGGGCCTGCCGCTGATCAACACCATCCTGCTGGTGAGCTCCAGCGTGACCATCACCATCGCCCACCATGCCTTGAAGAAAGGTCATCGCGGTGCGCTGAAGCTGTGGCTGTTGATCACCGTGCTGCTGGGTTGCGGCTTCCTCGCCTTGCAGGCCGAGGAGTACATGCACGCCTATCACGAGCTGGGCCTGACCCTCGGTTCCGGCATCTACGGCGCAACGTTCTTCATGCTCACCGGGTTCCACGGCGCCCACGTGACCATCGGCACGATCATTCTGTTCGTGATGCTGATGCGGATCATGCGCGGCCACTTCGACAACGAGCACCAGTTCGGCTTCGAAGCCGCGAGCTGGTACTGGCACTTCGTCGATGTGGTGTGGATCGGCTTGTTCATCTTCGTTTACGTGCTCTGA
- a CDS encoding SURF1 family protein produces MKRFRPGVVPTLVVALLLPLLISLGFWQLGRGAEKTALLASYAERRAAEPMASTELVHSTDPAFRRVHLHGQFDAAHSLLLDNRQRDGKVGVELLQPFQDQRTGLWLLVNRGWLPWPDRRVTPQFKTPADAVNVDAWVYVAPGATFQLHADPVSSTWPQTVTAVEPAKWWKTLERDGFAYELRAEPGPASYQADWPVVAMGPEKHFGYAVQWFAMATALFGLYLYLGWHNAKEKHHGSGHESTQHV; encoded by the coding sequence ATGAAGCGCTTTCGGCCGGGCGTCGTGCCGACGCTGGTGGTCGCCTTGCTGCTGCCGCTGCTGATTTCGCTGGGCTTCTGGCAGCTGGGCCGGGGTGCGGAGAAAACCGCCCTGCTCGCCAGCTACGCCGAACGCCGCGCCGCCGAACCGATGGCCAGCACCGAGCTGGTGCACAGCACCGATCCGGCCTTTCGCCGGGTGCATCTGCACGGCCAGTTCGATGCCGCCCACAGCCTGCTGCTGGACAACCGTCAACGTGACGGCAAGGTCGGCGTCGAGCTGCTGCAACCGTTTCAGGATCAGCGCACCGGCCTGTGGCTGCTGGTCAATCGTGGCTGGCTGCCGTGGCCGGACCGGCGCGTTACCCCGCAATTCAAGACACCGGCCGATGCCGTGAATGTCGACGCCTGGGTGTATGTCGCCCCCGGCGCGACCTTCCAGTTGCACGCCGACCCGGTCAGCAGCACCTGGCCGCAAACCGTCACCGCCGTCGAACCCGCCAAATGGTGGAAAACCCTCGAGCGCGACGGCTTCGCCTATGAATTACGCGCAGAACCCGGTCCCGCCAGCTATCAGGCCGACTGGCCGGTGGTTGCCATGGGCCCGGAAAAACACTTCGGTTACGCCGTGCAGTGGTTCGCCATGGCCACCGCCCTGTTCGGTCTTTACCTCTATCTCGGCTGGCACAACGCAAAGGAGAAACACCATGGGAGCGGCCATGAATCCACCCAGCATGTCTGA
- a CDS encoding twin transmembrane helix small protein — MLKAAIVLMLIATVISLFSGLFFLVKDDSSSNRLVIALSVRVALAACTVGLIAWGFYSGQLVSHAPW; from the coding sequence ATGCTCAAAGCAGCTATCGTCCTGATGCTGATTGCCACGGTGATCAGCCTGTTCAGCGGCCTGTTTTTCCTGGTCAAGGACGACAGCAGCTCGAATCGCCTGGTCATCGCCTTGAGTGTTCGGGTGGCATTGGCCGCTTGCACCGTCGGCTTGATTGCCTGGGGTTTCTACAGCGGCCAACTGGTGTCGCACGCGCCTTGGTAG